In the Arachis ipaensis cultivar K30076 chromosome B10, Araip1.1, whole genome shotgun sequence genome, one interval contains:
- the LOC107620302 gene encoding carboxylesterase 1-like has translation TTPPPSPNPLSNLNPDGTFTRLQNYPETPPSPDPTLPIPVLSKDLTIDQSKHTWARIYLPRQALNTPSNHPNLPLIVFYYGSGFIFYHANSTYFHDFCVRMANATQSVVVSVDYRLAPEHRLLVAYEDSVQVLHWIRASNDLWLAHTDFSRCYLMGESAGGNIAYNAGLRAAAEADQIRPLKIKGMILIQPFFEGKKRIPSELRLAKDLKRVRVRKVIG, from the coding sequence accacaccacctccttcacccaaTCCCCTTTCTAACCTCAACCCAGACGGCACCTTCACCCGCCTCCAAAACTATCCAGAGACCCCTCCCTCACCAGATCCCACTCTACCCATACCCGTTCTCTCCAAGGACCTTACCATCGACCAATCCAAGCACACCTGGGCGCGGATCTACCTACCCCGCCAAGCACTCAATACTCCCTCTAACCACCCCAACCTTCCCCTCATCGTCTTCTACTATGGCAGCGGTTTCATATTCTACCATGCCAACTCCACCTACTTCCACGACTTCTGCGTCCGCATGGCCAACGCCACCCAATCCGTCGTTGTTTCTGTCGATTACCGCCTTGCTCCAGAGCATCGCTTGCTGGTGGCGTACGAGGACTCGGTGCAGGTACTGCACTGGATCAGAGCCTCCAATGACTTGTGGCTGGCTCATACTGATTTCTCCCGATGCTATCTCATGGGAGAGAGTGCTGGAGGAAACATAGCGTACAACGCGGGTCTACGTGCAGCCGCGGAGGCAGACCAGATCAGGCCGCTGAAGATCAAAGGGATGATATTGATTCAGCCGTTTTtcgaagggaagaagagaattcCGTCGGAGCTGAGGCTAGCGAAGGACTtgaagagggttagggttagaaaggTGATTGGGTGA